The Catenulispora sp. MAP5-51 genome includes a region encoding these proteins:
- a CDS encoding sigma-70 family RNA polymerase sigma factor, translating into MTEANRAPDARTVEAARAGDGRALDVLIGAYLPLVYNVVGRALRRSVEVDDVVQEAMFQAVRDLPQLRDPEAFRSWLVAIAMREVRRHDSRRRSAPDAAQYEADALADPGADFVDLTIAALGLSEQRLEVARATRWLDAEDRQLLSLWWLETAGHLTRSELAAAMDVSPAKAAVLVHRTKARLETARSVVRALAATPRCPELAGVCARWDGRPEGLWRKRIARHVRECPSCGGLQQDLVPAEFLLAGLALVPVAVGLRVAVTALTMKGAGSGSAALGRRAANRGVRQAAGRGHRMVHWTALSAAGKATVAGFVALAVVAGGVGIRYASASPARAADSNGTTTTTAPPTPGSSASSSPGASSPASQPATTPKPTQPSSIPSSASSSTIVNTALPVRAAFYYPWYPENFADNGSHYTPSAGDYSVDQVSTVDRQIRDMQYGGLQAGIISWWGRGRREDKRTPLLMAEAAKLGFSWSAYYEQEAYGDPSSTQIADDLVYLRKYSDQKAWLHINGLPVIFVYADGSDGCGMATRWAEANRTAHYYVVLKVFGGYRQCADQPQGWHQYVDDLDVQNGYSAVTSPGFWKYDTQTPAVPRDPGRFKQDVTTVARSGDPFQLIISYNEWGEGTAAESATAWASPSGHGVYMDILHQVFGQYPR; encoded by the coding sequence ATGACGGAAGCGAACCGGGCGCCGGACGCCAGGACGGTCGAAGCGGCCCGGGCCGGCGACGGCCGGGCCCTGGATGTGCTGATCGGCGCGTATCTGCCGCTGGTCTACAACGTGGTCGGGCGGGCGCTGCGGCGCTCCGTCGAGGTGGACGACGTGGTCCAGGAGGCCATGTTCCAAGCCGTACGCGACCTGCCGCAGTTGCGCGATCCCGAGGCCTTCCGCTCCTGGCTCGTGGCCATCGCGATGCGCGAGGTGCGCCGCCACGACAGCCGGCGGCGGTCGGCGCCGGATGCCGCACAGTATGAAGCCGACGCGCTGGCCGATCCCGGGGCCGACTTCGTCGACCTGACCATAGCCGCGCTGGGCCTGAGCGAGCAGCGGCTGGAAGTGGCGCGGGCCACGCGCTGGCTGGACGCCGAAGACCGACAGCTGCTGTCCCTGTGGTGGCTGGAGACCGCCGGGCATCTGACGCGGTCCGAGCTGGCAGCCGCGATGGACGTCAGCCCGGCGAAGGCCGCCGTCCTCGTGCACCGCACCAAGGCGCGGCTGGAGACGGCGCGCTCGGTGGTGCGTGCGCTGGCGGCCACGCCGCGCTGCCCGGAGTTGGCCGGGGTTTGCGCGCGCTGGGACGGCCGGCCCGAGGGGCTGTGGCGCAAGCGCATCGCGCGTCATGTGCGGGAGTGTCCGTCCTGCGGCGGGCTTCAGCAGGATCTGGTTCCCGCCGAGTTCCTGTTGGCGGGCTTGGCGCTGGTGCCGGTCGCAGTGGGACTGCGCGTGGCGGTGACGGCGCTGACGATGAAGGGTGCGGGCTCCGGATCGGCTGCTCTCGGGCGGCGGGCCGCGAACCGTGGCGTGCGTCAGGCGGCCGGGCGGGGCCATCGCATGGTCCACTGGACCGCCTTGTCCGCCGCGGGCAAGGCGACCGTCGCAGGATTCGTGGCGCTCGCCGTGGTCGCCGGGGGAGTGGGCATCCGGTACGCGAGTGCTTCCCCGGCGCGAGCCGCGGACAGCAACGGCACGACCACCACTACGGCTCCGCCGACGCCGGGTTCGTCCGCATCGTCGAGCCCTGGCGCGAGCTCGCCGGCGTCCCAGCCCGCCACGACGCCCAAGCCGACGCAGCCGAGCTCGATCCCTTCCTCCGCCTCTTCCTCGACGATCGTCAACACCGCGCTCCCGGTGCGCGCGGCCTTCTACTACCCCTGGTATCCCGAGAACTTCGCCGACAACGGCAGCCACTACACTCCCTCGGCCGGCGACTACAGCGTCGACCAGGTGTCGACCGTCGACCGCCAGATCCGGGACATGCAGTACGGCGGGCTCCAGGCCGGGATCATCTCGTGGTGGGGCCGGGGGCGGCGCGAGGACAAGCGGACGCCGCTGCTGATGGCCGAGGCGGCGAAGCTCGGCTTCTCCTGGTCGGCGTACTACGAGCAGGAGGCCTACGGGGATCCCTCGTCCACCCAGATCGCCGATGACCTGGTCTATCTGCGCAAGTACTCCGACCAGAAGGCGTGGCTGCACATCAACGGCCTGCCGGTGATCTTCGTCTACGCCGACGGCTCGGACGGCTGCGGCATGGCCACCCGCTGGGCCGAGGCGAACCGCACCGCGCACTACTACGTGGTCCTCAAAGTCTTCGGCGGCTACCGCCAGTGCGCCGACCAGCCTCAGGGCTGGCACCAGTACGTGGACGACCTCGACGTCCAGAACGGCTACTCGGCCGTGACCTCACCCGGTTTCTGGAAGTACGACACGCAGACCCCGGCTGTTCCGCGCGATCCCGGGCGCTTCAAGCAGGACGTCACCACGGTCGCCCGCTCCGGAGACCCGTTCCAGCTGATCATCTCGTACAACGAGTGGGGCGAGGGCACCGCCGCCGAGTCGGCCACCGCCTGGGCCAGTCCCAGCGGCCATGGGGTCTACATGGACATCCTGCATCAGGTGTTCGGTCAGTACCCGCGGTGA
- a CDS encoding MarR family winged helix-turn-helix transcriptional regulator: MDETDPPASDAQELAAELQLVVGRTARSLRQAHAVGNVALSELSVLSRLEREGPDSPGSLAEAERVRPQAMAVTLATLEERGLVSRRQHPGDGRRVVIAVTDAGRTLLVERRSESVRRIAAVLDAEFTPAERDVMLAVLPLMNRLAERL; the protein is encoded by the coding sequence GTGGACGAGACCGATCCGCCCGCCTCCGACGCTCAAGAGCTCGCGGCGGAGTTGCAGCTGGTCGTGGGCCGCACCGCGCGGAGTCTGCGGCAGGCCCACGCCGTGGGGAACGTCGCGCTCTCCGAGCTGTCCGTCCTGTCCCGGCTGGAACGGGAGGGCCCGGACTCGCCCGGCTCGCTCGCCGAGGCGGAGCGCGTTCGGCCGCAGGCCATGGCGGTGACCTTGGCGACCCTGGAGGAGCGGGGCCTGGTGAGCCGTCGGCAGCACCCCGGGGACGGCCGTCGCGTGGTCATCGCCGTGACGGACGCGGGCCGGACCCTGCTGGTCGAGCGCCGGTCCGAATCGGTGCGGCGGATCGCGGCAGTCCTGGACGCGGAATTCACGCCGGCCGAACGGGACGTGATGCTCGCCGTGCTGCCGCTGATGAACCGGCTCGCGGAGCGACTGTGA
- a CDS encoding helix-turn-helix domain-containing protein, which produces MHTLTRPDGAKAGFHAEVDESAGGLHHAGEQWVPPHFMIDTHSHPVWELYLQVHGLTRWMVGSRTRSLHPGDLLAVAPGVKHRLITPTNGNHHFYFAAFDLPTVLHRHPALAAAWADQPESIHCQATSALPEAFAALTRELTFHQPYPHEGITLALDQVVLATTRSLQASAPLPRMSVHPAVAAARDLLDRHCERRWSLADLARHVGLAPTYLAGMFAAEIGQPPHRYLQQRRIDVAKQLLATSDLPVTAIATSLGFASSQHFARAFGQAVAATPTAYRRQQRSVSRPEQGNR; this is translated from the coding sequence GTGCACACGCTGACCCGACCCGACGGGGCCAAAGCCGGATTCCACGCCGAGGTCGACGAATCGGCCGGCGGCCTGCACCACGCCGGAGAACAGTGGGTTCCCCCGCATTTCATGATCGACACCCACAGCCATCCGGTGTGGGAGCTCTACCTCCAGGTCCACGGGCTGACTCGATGGATGGTCGGAAGCAGAACGCGGTCTTTGCACCCGGGAGACCTCTTGGCGGTCGCACCCGGGGTGAAGCACCGGCTGATCACGCCGACCAACGGCAATCACCACTTCTATTTCGCGGCCTTCGACCTGCCGACGGTCCTGCACCGACACCCCGCGCTCGCCGCTGCATGGGCCGACCAGCCCGAGAGCATCCACTGTCAGGCCACCAGCGCCCTGCCCGAGGCCTTCGCGGCTCTCACCCGCGAGCTCACCTTCCACCAGCCGTATCCGCACGAAGGCATCACCCTGGCTCTGGACCAGGTCGTGCTGGCCACGACCCGCAGCCTGCAGGCGAGCGCACCGCTGCCGCGGATGAGCGTCCACCCCGCCGTCGCCGCCGCTCGCGACCTGCTCGACCGGCACTGCGAACGCCGCTGGAGCCTGGCCGACCTGGCCCGCCACGTCGGGTTGGCGCCCACCTACCTGGCCGGCATGTTCGCCGCGGAGATAGGCCAGCCGCCCCATCGCTACCTCCAGCAACGCCGCATCGACGTCGCCAAGCAGCTGCTGGCCACCAGCGACCTGCCCGTCACCGCGATCGCCACCAGCCTCGGATTCGCCTCCAGCCAGCACTTCGCGCGCGCCTTCGGGCAGGCAGTCGCCGCCACGCCGACCGCCTACCGAAGGCAGCAGCGCAGCGTTTCACGGCCCGAGCAAGGAAACCGTTGA
- a CDS encoding transposase: GARVLAEFGDAPDRYTDAKARRNYAATSPITRASGKKRVVAARYVHNDRLIDALMFQASKAIVVSPGARAYYDKQRERGIGYNAALRQVANRLVGILHGCLKHGTLYDEHTAWTNQAKQTTA, encoded by the coding sequence GGCGCTCGGGTGCTCGCAGAGTTCGGGGATGCCCCCGACCGCTACACCGATGCCAAAGCCCGCCGCAACTACGCCGCGACCAGCCCGATCACCCGCGCCTCGGGCAAGAAACGCGTGGTCGCCGCCCGCTACGTGCACAACGACCGGCTCATCGACGCCCTGATGTTCCAGGCGTCCAAGGCCATCGTCGTCTCGCCCGGCGCCCGCGCCTACTACGACAAGCAGCGCGAGCGCGGCATCGGCTACAACGCCGCCCTGCGCCAGGTCGCCAACCGACTCGTCGGCATCCTGCACGGCTGCCTGAAACACGGCACCCTCTACGACGAGCACACCGCCTGGACAAACCAGGCCAAACAAACTACTGCTTGA
- the map gene encoding type I methionyl aminopeptidase, with protein sequence MVELKNAAELDAMREAGRVVGTILEAVQRAATVDVSLRELDEVARTVLSEAGATSPFLNYRPSFAGSPFPAVMCVSVNDAIVHGIPGGYRLRDGDLVGVDCGATLDGWSGDAAVSFIVGTPGPADTRLLDTTRRALAAGIAAAVVGARIGDISHAVGTIGRAAGYGIPQDFGGHGIGRRMHEDPDVPNEGRPGRGLRLRHGMTLAIEPMFIAGGRDEYRAAADGWTLLTTDGSRAAHVEHTIAVTDGGPRILTRP encoded by the coding sequence GTGGTGGAGTTGAAGAACGCGGCGGAGCTGGACGCCATGCGCGAGGCGGGGCGAGTGGTCGGCACGATCCTGGAAGCCGTCCAGCGCGCGGCGACTGTGGACGTCAGCCTGCGGGAGCTGGACGAAGTGGCCCGCACCGTGCTGAGCGAGGCCGGGGCGACCTCGCCGTTCCTGAACTACCGTCCGTCCTTCGCCGGGTCGCCGTTCCCCGCGGTGATGTGCGTCTCGGTCAACGACGCCATCGTGCACGGCATCCCCGGCGGCTACCGGCTGCGGGACGGCGATCTGGTCGGCGTCGACTGCGGGGCGACACTCGACGGCTGGAGCGGCGACGCCGCCGTCAGCTTCATCGTCGGCACCCCGGGACCGGCGGACACCCGACTGCTCGACACCACCCGGCGGGCCCTGGCCGCCGGCATCGCGGCAGCCGTCGTCGGCGCCCGGATCGGCGACATCTCCCATGCCGTCGGCACCATCGGCCGAGCCGCCGGCTACGGCATCCCGCAGGACTTCGGCGGCCACGGCATCGGCCGCCGCATGCACGAGGACCCGGACGTCCCGAACGAGGGACGCCCTGGCAGGGGCCTGCGACTGCGGCACGGCATGACCCTGGCGATCGAGCCGATGTTCATCGCGGGCGGACGCGACGAATATCGCGCCGCCGCCGACGGCTGGACCCTGCTCACCACCGATGGCAGCCGCGCCGCGCACGTCGAGCACACCATCGCCGTCACCGACGGCGGTCCCCGCATCCTGACCCGGCCCTGA
- a CDS encoding MFS transporter: protein MALSNTTLGVLIAAVDSSIVIISLPAIFRGIGLDPLAPGNIGYLLWMILGYLLVSAVLVVALGRLGDMFGRVRMYNMGFAIFACASLALSVDPLKGGSGALWLIGFRVVQAVGGSMLTANSAAILTDAFPARQRGMALGVNQITALAGMFLGLLAGGLLAAIDWRAVFWVSVPIGVIGTIWSYRSLREVGTRKPGRIDWVGNLTFTAGAGALLAAITYGIQPYGGHSTGWTNPWVLGGLAGGFLLLVVFCLAETRIADPMFNLGLFRIRAFAAGNLAALLIAIARGGLQFMLIIWLQGIWLPLHGYAFERTPLWAGIFMLPLTVGFLIAGPLSGYLSDRYGARLFSTSGLILVAAAFIGLLLLPVDFPYPAFAGLLLLSGIGQGMFSAPNTSAIMGSVPPDQRGVASGMRATFQNSGTALSIGLFFSLMITGLAGTLPHTLSTGLQAQGVPADTAHQVAGLPPVSTLFATFLGNNPISHLLAPSGVLHTLPAHNAQTLTGDRFFPELVSGPFHHGLVIVFSAAATMSLVGALASVLRGRHRQAGPDRPAASTKGQ from the coding sequence ATCGCGCTGTCCAACACGACCCTGGGCGTGCTGATCGCGGCCGTCGACAGCTCGATCGTGATCATCTCGCTGCCCGCGATCTTCCGCGGCATCGGCCTGGACCCGCTGGCCCCGGGCAACATCGGCTACCTGCTCTGGATGATCCTGGGCTACCTGCTGGTCTCCGCGGTGCTCGTGGTCGCGCTGGGCCGCCTCGGCGACATGTTCGGCCGGGTGCGGATGTACAACATGGGCTTCGCGATCTTCGCCTGCGCCTCGCTGGCCCTGTCGGTCGACCCGTTGAAGGGCGGCAGCGGTGCGCTGTGGCTGATCGGGTTCCGCGTCGTCCAGGCCGTCGGCGGATCCATGCTGACCGCGAACTCCGCGGCCATCCTCACCGACGCCTTCCCGGCGCGGCAGCGCGGCATGGCGCTGGGCGTCAACCAGATCACCGCGCTCGCCGGGATGTTCCTCGGGCTGCTGGCCGGCGGGCTGCTGGCGGCGATCGACTGGCGCGCGGTGTTCTGGGTCAGCGTGCCGATCGGGGTCATCGGCACCATCTGGTCCTACCGCAGCCTGCGGGAGGTCGGCACCCGCAAGCCCGGCCGCATCGACTGGGTCGGCAACCTCACCTTCACCGCCGGGGCCGGTGCGCTGCTGGCCGCCATCACCTACGGCATCCAGCCCTACGGCGGCCACTCGACGGGCTGGACGAACCCCTGGGTCCTGGGTGGTCTGGCCGGCGGATTCCTGCTCCTGGTCGTGTTCTGCCTCGCCGAGACCCGGATCGCCGATCCGATGTTCAACCTCGGGCTGTTCCGCATCCGCGCCTTCGCCGCCGGGAACCTGGCGGCGCTGCTGATCGCGATCGCCCGCGGCGGGCTGCAGTTCATGCTGATCATCTGGCTCCAGGGCATCTGGCTGCCGCTGCACGGCTACGCCTTCGAACGCACCCCGCTGTGGGCCGGCATCTTCATGCTGCCGCTGACCGTCGGGTTCCTCATCGCCGGACCCCTGTCCGGGTACCTGTCGGACCGGTACGGCGCGCGCCTGTTCTCCACCAGCGGGCTGATATTGGTCGCCGCCGCGTTCATCGGCCTGCTGCTGTTGCCGGTGGACTTCCCGTATCCGGCGTTCGCGGGCCTGCTTCTGCTCAGCGGGATCGGCCAGGGGATGTTCTCGGCCCCGAACACCTCGGCGATCATGGGCAGCGTGCCGCCGGACCAGCGCGGCGTGGCCTCCGGGATGCGCGCGACGTTCCAGAACTCCGGCACCGCGCTGTCGATCGGCCTGTTCTTCTCCCTGATGATCACGGGCCTGGCCGGCACGCTGCCGCACACCCTGAGCACGGGCCTGCAGGCGCAAGGCGTGCCGGCCGACACCGCCCACCAGGTCGCCGGACTGCCGCCGGTGAGCACGCTGTTCGCCACGTTCCTCGGCAACAACCCGATCTCCCACCTGCTCGCGCCCAGCGGCGTCCTGCACACCCTGCCGGCCCACAACGCCCAGACCCTGACCGGCGACCGGTTCTTCCCCGAACTCGTCTCCGGGCCCTTCCACCACGGACTGGTCATCGTCTTCAGCGCGGCCGCGACCATGTCGCTGGTCGGGGCGCTCGCCTCGGTGCTGCGCGGCCGCCATCGCCAGGCGGGGCCGGACCGGCCGGCCGCTTCGACGAAAGGACAGTGA
- a CDS encoding phytanoyl-CoA dioxygenase family protein: MDLNTLLPGPDDVAFYRQNGYWVSPVILPGELLDAAERGMRRFYAEDHDRALPDLPGTRGWRPEHGDVLRKNDYASLRVDELADLVAHPAIAATAAVLAGADSIRLWHDQLLYKPVDAGGAPSRVGWHTDRQYWQSCSSDDMLTAWIGFHDVDQANGGVSFLPGSQQWDVTGLDFFSQDDTALIERTRSQGHSVEPVTPTLRRGQVSFHHCRTVHGSGLNHGGEPRRSLAVHLQPGDNRWVRRLGQDGVPVRHGNDDLVRTVDGVPDYSDPAICRPLWQRPADGIR; encoded by the coding sequence ATGGACCTCAACACCCTTCTTCCAGGACCTGATGACGTCGCCTTCTACCGACAGAATGGCTACTGGGTCTCGCCGGTGATACTGCCGGGCGAACTGCTCGATGCCGCCGAGCGCGGAATGCGCCGGTTCTATGCCGAGGACCACGATCGGGCGCTGCCCGACCTTCCCGGCACCCGCGGCTGGCGCCCCGAACACGGGGACGTCCTCCGCAAGAACGACTACGCGTCGCTGCGCGTGGACGAGCTCGCCGACCTGGTCGCCCATCCCGCCATAGCCGCCACCGCCGCCGTCCTCGCCGGCGCCGACAGCATCCGGCTGTGGCATGACCAACTGCTGTACAAGCCGGTGGACGCCGGCGGAGCTCCGAGCCGGGTGGGCTGGCACACGGACCGCCAGTACTGGCAGTCGTGCTCCTCGGACGACATGCTCACCGCCTGGATCGGCTTCCACGACGTCGACCAGGCCAACGGCGGAGTCTCCTTCCTGCCCGGCAGCCAGCAGTGGGATGTCACCGGTCTGGACTTCTTCTCGCAGGACGACACGGCCCTGATCGAACGGACCCGCAGCCAGGGCCATTCCGTCGAGCCGGTCACGCCCACGCTGCGACGCGGCCAGGTCAGCTTCCACCACTGCCGCACGGTCCATGGCAGCGGCCTTAATCACGGCGGCGAACCGCGCCGTTCCCTGGCGGTCCATCTGCAACCCGGTGACAACCGTTGGGTGCGGCGTCTCGGCCAGGATGGCGTGCCGGTGCGCCACGGCAATGACGATCTAGTCCGCACCGTGGACGGCGTCCCCGACTACAGCGATCCCGCAATCTGTCGTCCCCTGTGGCAACGCCCGGCGGACGGCATCCGGTAG
- a CDS encoding alpha/beta hydrolase, with product MATGLAVASPAPAPAHRAEPRIPTLNWTDCTGGFQCSDAAVPLDYRDPQGPTITLHMIRHLAADPGQRVGTLWMEPGGPGSSGLDFARDNYADLPAELQNKFDIVSFDPRGIQTSSGVACYSDAQYTAAVNAAKGVPGPDAFANAVKAGADFDQNCVTKLGDTAGLFGTAYVARDIDLLRQALGEQQLTFYGRSFGTYVGTVYASMFPGRVRAMALDGAYDPNHYANNPYAYDWPQYIALDAAMNDFLTWCDQNQSECGFGGGNAKAAFTALKADLDANPVQIPGGGVANGFTLAYRLLFNMDDGKVIWPAFGQALRQAQLHDPTSFLLRPPSPASWAQLNPNTVVSCDDRAFPTSISQLKWNVTAEAAAAPLLGTPWAYAPPMYDQNSAPACVQWPVERVSRYTGSYRAAGSAPILVIGTTHDPDTPYQDAVSLSRTFDNAELLTFDAQGHTAFGRSACVTAATATYLADLTLPKPGTVCSDEIPPAPVTSANVAKFSALRSGASDAQELIRAGS from the coding sequence ATGGCGACCGGTCTGGCCGTGGCCAGCCCGGCCCCGGCCCCGGCGCACCGGGCCGAACCGAGGATTCCCACCCTGAACTGGACGGACTGCACCGGCGGCTTCCAATGCTCCGACGCGGCCGTCCCGCTGGACTACCGCGATCCGCAGGGCCCGACCATCACCCTGCACATGATCCGGCACCTGGCAGCCGACCCGGGCCAGCGCGTGGGCACCCTGTGGATGGAGCCCGGCGGACCCGGCAGCAGCGGGCTGGACTTCGCCCGCGACAACTACGCGGACCTGCCGGCCGAGCTGCAGAACAAGTTCGACATCGTCAGCTTCGACCCGCGGGGCATCCAGACCAGCTCGGGCGTCGCGTGCTACAGCGATGCCCAGTACACCGCGGCCGTCAACGCGGCCAAGGGCGTTCCGGGGCCGGACGCCTTCGCCAACGCCGTCAAGGCGGGGGCGGACTTCGACCAGAACTGCGTGACCAAGCTCGGGGACACCGCCGGCCTGTTCGGCACGGCATACGTCGCGCGGGACATCGATCTGCTCCGCCAGGCTCTCGGCGAGCAGCAGCTCACGTTCTACGGCCGGTCGTTCGGCACGTACGTCGGCACCGTCTACGCGAGCATGTTCCCGGGCCGGGTGCGCGCCATGGCGCTGGACGGCGCCTACGACCCGAACCACTACGCGAACAACCCCTACGCCTACGACTGGCCGCAGTACATCGCGCTGGACGCGGCGATGAACGACTTCCTCACCTGGTGCGACCAGAACCAGTCGGAGTGCGGGTTCGGCGGCGGGAACGCCAAGGCGGCCTTCACCGCCCTCAAAGCCGACCTGGACGCCAACCCCGTCCAGATCCCCGGCGGCGGGGTGGCCAACGGCTTCACCCTGGCCTACCGCCTGCTGTTCAACATGGACGACGGCAAGGTGATCTGGCCGGCGTTCGGCCAGGCGCTGCGCCAGGCGCAGCTGCACGACCCCACGTCGTTCCTGCTCCGTCCGCCGTCCCCGGCCAGCTGGGCCCAGCTCAACCCCAACACCGTGGTCTCCTGCGACGACCGGGCCTTCCCAACCAGCATCTCGCAGCTGAAGTGGAACGTCACGGCCGAGGCCGCGGCGGCACCGCTGCTCGGCACGCCGTGGGCCTACGCACCGCCAATGTACGACCAGAACAGCGCCCCGGCGTGCGTCCAGTGGCCGGTCGAGCGGGTCAGCCGCTACACCGGTTCCTACCGGGCGGCGGGCTCGGCGCCCATCCTGGTGATCGGCACCACGCATGACCCTGACACCCCCTATCAGGATGCTGTCTCTCTCTCCAGGACCTTCGACAACGCCGAACTGCTGACGTTCGACGCCCAAGGACATACCGCCTTCGGCCGGAGCGCTTGTGTGACCGCGGCGACCGCCACCTACCTGGCCGATCTGACCCTGCCGAAGCCGGGCACCGTGTGCTCGGACGAGATCCCGCCGGCTCCGGTGACGTCCGCGAACGTCGCGAAGTTCAGCGCCCTGCGCAGCGGCGCCTCGGATGCGCAGGAGCTGATCCGCGCCGGAAGCTGA
- a CDS encoding helix-turn-helix domain-containing protein: MVRNPLTRSELERGRHLGSLLRQARGERSMAEVATAAGVSAETLRKIETGRAPTPSFFTIAAVAAVLGLSLDELARPAAEDSDGRPAPLAA; this comes from the coding sequence ATGGTGCGCAATCCGCTGACCCGGTCCGAACTCGAACGCGGCAGACACCTCGGCTCCCTGCTCCGGCAAGCCCGCGGCGAACGCAGCATGGCGGAGGTCGCGACGGCGGCGGGGGTGTCCGCCGAGACGCTGCGCAAAATCGAGACCGGCCGGGCCCCGACCCCCTCCTTCTTCACCATCGCGGCCGTTGCCGCCGTCCTCGGCCTGTCCCTGGACGAGTTGGCCCGGCCGGCGGCCGAGGACTCCGACGGCAGGCCGGCCCCGCTCGCCGCATGA